AGATGTAAAAGGAATGCCAAAACTATTTAATTTCACAAGATGAGTTAACATAACTAAAAATCCAAGCATTATCCCGTAAAGGCCTAAAATCCCAGCACAAGCCATTAGAATAAATCTATATAATCTTAATCCTGTAGCCAAATCATAACTTGG
The DNA window shown above is from Tissierellales bacterium and carries:
- a CDS encoding spore germination protein, which translates into the protein PSYDLATGLRLYRFILMACAGILGLYGIMLGFLVMLTHLVKLNSFGIPFTSPYSGLGLEEGDLKDTIIKAPIQTLKKRPAFTFPKNKRRLR